Within the Prochlorococcus sp. MIT 1300 genome, the region ATCTAGAGATTTCAATAAAATCATCATCAAGCTCAAAGTTGATGGAGACTCGCTTTAAGGGTCAACGAAAGAAAGAAGAAGTTCGCCGACCGCTCTCAGGAGGAGAGCTTTTCTCACTTTTGCTACTTGGCTTGGTCTTATGCATAAGTTTGTTGGTGGCAGGCGGAATTTCTCTGGTACAGGGACGGGAGTTGCAGGTGCGACCAAGCTGGCTCATAGTTGATTGGATTGTTGTTAAGGCTTCTCCACAGCAAGATGGTCGATCACCTACTTCCTTCTTCGGATATCCCACTGAATAGACACTCTTTAATGTCTATAGAAAGGTGGCTGGCTGAGTTGGGAGCTGAGCAAAGTGCAGAGGATCTTTCGCGATGGAATTGGGAAATGCCTGAATGGTCAGCAGAAATAAAGATCGACCAAGAGGAACTGATAGTTATTTGGAGATGTGATGTTGAGCGACGATGTGCTTTCCCCTATGGGCTTTCAAGACAAGATGTAGAAGCAGCACTTATTCAGGGCCCTTGATTCCTATTGACTGAAACAAACTAAAAGCAGTCTAGCCCTTTTTTGATAGCGAAATAGCACTTTTCTAGTTGATCGTCGGTGAGACAGAGAGGAGGCAAAAGGTAAACGACTTGACCTAATGGCCTTAGAAACACCCCGTGCTCCAAAGCCTTTGCTTGTAATACTTTCCCGGTATGATTTAGATATCCTTTTTGATCATTTACTGCTAAGTCAAATGCTGCTATTGAGCCAATTAGTCTAGGTTTAGAGACTTTTGAATGTGTTGAAAGCTCTTCAAGATGGGGACGGTGGCGTTCTTCAAATTTTTCGAATAAATGAGGCTCTTTGGCCAGTAAATCCAAGCTTGCATTGGCTGCTGCACATCCTAAGGGGTTAGCAGTAAAGCTATGCCCATGCCAAAGAGTAACTCGGGGATCTTCTCCAATAAATGTTTCGAATATTGATTCTTTAGCCATCGTCACTCCCATTGGTAGGAATCCAGCAGTGAGGCCTTTGGATAATGAAATTAGATCAGGAGTGATCCCGGCTCTTTGAAATGCGAAAACTTGCCCGCATCGTCCGAACCCTGTAAGTACTTCATCGGCTATAAGTAATGCCCCAGATTTGCGGACAAGGTTTTCAAGAGATTGTAAAAACTCTTTCCTGACTATTTTCATTCCTCCAGCGCCTTGAATTAAGGGCTCAAGAATTACCGCAGCAGTGGGAGTCTTGAGGAGTTTTTCAAGTTGTTGAAGAACTAACTGTTCCTTATTTTCAACGTTCTGATCATCCCACCAAGTGTGTGGCCAAGGTAATCGACTTACTGGAAACAATAAACCCTCAAAGGCTTCATTAAATAAATTTCTTTCCCCAACTGCCATCGCTCCGAAAGTGTCCCCATGGTACGCGCCCTCGAAAGCAATAATTTGTTGGCGTGGTTCTCCTTGATTAGCCCAAAACTGGTAGGCAATCTTCAACGCAACTTCTACCGCAGTCGAGCCATTGTCTGAAAAAAAGAGTCTTTCTAACCCTGTTAAAGCACTTAGACGAGTAGCAAGTTTTTCCGCTTGTGGGTGCACAAAGTTTGCAAAAATAACTTGTTCAAGTTGTTTGGCTTGCTCATAGATTGCAGATGCAATTTCTGGATGAGCATGACCGTGAAGAGTTACCCACCAGCTACTGATGGCATCAATAAGTGATTCTGAGTTTTCGAGATGCAGGATGGCTCCATCTCCTCCAAGAACTCGTATAGGTGGAGATGCTGAAATGATTTGAGTAAATGGTGGCCAGAGATGTGGGCCCCAAGGGTTTTTCTTAGATGTTGTTGAGCTCATTAGCCAAGAAGTTTTTTGAAGCTGTCTTCAATCTTTTGTCTTTCCCATTCTCTTCTAAGGCTGTCAGCATTCAGAGAATTCAAAAAGGGCAATTGAGCAATCACCGGAACCCCCCCAAATTGTTCAAGTGTGGTGGGATTGTCTGGGTGAAGTGGACCATTGAGAACAAGGCCAAGAACAGAAATTTTGCGCAATTGCAGTGCTTCAAGACTGAGAAGGGTGTGATTAAGTGTCCCTAGACCACTTTTGGCTACTAGAACGATTGGCAGTTGCCATTTCTCAAGCTGATCAATTTGTAGCCAGTCTCTAGTGAAAGGGACCATGAGCCCTCCAGCAGTTTCTATAACTAATGGACTTTTGCTTATTGGCAAAGTTAAGTTTTCAGGTTTGATTACACTGTTTTCTTGCTCTGCTGCCCAGTGAGGAGAGACAGGAGCTTTAAAGATATAGGTCTCTGGAAGACATCGTGTAGTTGGAAGATTTAGTAGTCGGCAAATTGTTTCTCTATCCACCTCACTATTAGATCCTGTTTGTACTGGTTTCCAATATTGGGCCTTTAGTCCTTGCACTAGTAGAGCACTGACAATTGTTTTCCCTACCTCTGTACCGGTTCCACATATCACGAGGCTTTTCATAGAAGATTTCATTTTCTGGCCAGTAATAATTGAATCACCCAGGTAAGTTTTCGTTGGTTTTTCTCTGCTTCTTGTGGCCAAGTCTTTATGAGACGTCGTAATTCGCCAACCTTTAATGTCTGGCTTTGACTGGCATGCGCACCTATTTGGCGTATAGGACGTAATAGAGAAATGACTTCTTTGTTGTGTTGGGTGACTGTGTGAGCAACTTGCCATTGGATGGCATGGGAGGGGATGGATTTGAATAATTGAGACTTAGATGGCAATTGAAGTGCGGTGCAGGGAACTGCTGCGTTATTTGCTGCAAGACGCCATTCGGGAAAACTATCTGCTCTAGGAACGGCTATTGCAAGCCAACCCCCGGGGGAGAGCGCTTCAAACCATTCTTTTACTTTGTATTCGACATTTGGGAACCAGTGAAGGGCAAAACTTGATGCAATTAGATCAGGAGGTTTTGGCCATTGTGGTAAACCAAGATTTAGGTCCCATAATTGGGTGTAACTATTGGAAGTTTGCTGTTCTAACATTCTCATACTTCCATCTATTCTTATTACCTTTTGGAATGGATGTAGTTTTTCAATTGCATCGGCTAGGAAACCAGTACCTGCTCCGAGATCCACCCAAAACCCTTTAGAAATATTTTGTGCCGCACAATTTTTAGCGAGTAACTTTGCAATATCCTTTTGAAGTTGAGCATGGGTGCTATACCTGTGAGCGGCAAGATCAAAGTTGGAGATAACCTTCCTAGACCATTTTTCAGCCATTTTTCTGTTCTAGCCAATCACAAACTTTTTCGATTACTTCTGAGGTCATGAGAGTGTGACCTCCCTCTTCAATAATCCAATGGGAAATTGGTTTTTCTACTTTGGTTGTCAAATCTTTTATTAGATCTTTTCTCGTTTGTGGAAGGATGATTTCATCTTTTGCACCTTCTATAACGAGAACTCTTGCATTTGATGGAAACTCAGCAGGCAAAGCTTTCGTTTCTATAAGTAAATCAAGGTCTGCTTTTAGTTTCTTTCTACCTTCAGAGGAAATACCTTTCTGTATGGGACCAGCGATTGTATTATCAACTGAATTGGGATGAAAGGCTTTGCCTAGAAAAGTTTTAAGCATTTGATTTTCATTTTGGGTGCCTAGAAGATTTCTCATTGAATTTAAGGCAATTGATATTGAGCGATTAGTAGAGTTTTTGGGGACAAAACGACTAAAACTTGCGACGAGTACAACATCGGTTGCTTCGCTAAGAACTTTGCTATTGATTAGATGAAGTCCAAGTGAATGCCCAATAAATACATTTTGCTTGTGATTTTTGATCGGTGGAGTTTCCGTCCATTGGGCCTGGTGGGTTGGGATGCTTCCATACCCTCGTTCGCAACTTTGCCAATTCCATCCACGAGCTTGGAAGTGACTTGCCCATGCCTGCCACCCTTCACTGTCACCAGCCCAGCCATGCATCGCAATCACTTCATTCATAAATTCTTCAAGGCTTCTATTAGCTTTTCCAATGTCTCATTAGGCAGATTTCTATGAATGACAATCCTGAGTCTGGCCGTCCCTTCTGGCACCGTAGGAGGGCGAATGGCAACACTAAGTAGGTTTGCAGCTTCTAATTTTGCTTGATAGGACAAGGCTTTTTGGTCATTACCGATTAGGAGAGAAATGATTTGACTATTCCCTGGTGGGCGAGCCCATCCTGCTGAAGCCAGACGGTTTCTCCATTGTTCTGCATTGTGTTGTATTTCCTGGCACCAGTGAGGATTGGTTTTTATTAGATTTAGTGCTGCCAATGAGGCTGCGGCTATTGGTGGTGCAAGCGCAGTGGTATAGCGAAAGGCTCCACTGGTTTGTAGAAGATTTTCTCCTAGTTTAGAACTGCAGGCTAGAAAGGCTCCACCAGCTCCAAAAGCTTTACCGAAAGTACCGCTAATCATTTTTAAGGAGCCACTTATTCCATAGGCAAGACCTTTACCCTGCGGTCCCATGACTCCGATTGCATGTGCCTCATCAACAAGCATAATCGCGCCATGTTTTTCGCAAAGATCAGCCATTTCTATTAGAGAAGGACTAGTCCCCTCCATGCTGAAAACACTTTCAGTAATAACAAGAGGAGGATATTTTGGATCCTTGACTATACATTTGCTTAATTTAATTTCTAAATCTGATAAATTATTATGTGCAAAACGTTGAATACGTGCTCCACTTGCCTTGGCTCCAACTAAAAGAGAATGGTGTATCAGGCGATCTGCTATTACAGTAGTATTTCGATTTGCGAGAGCTATAACTGCGGCCAGGTTTGCTTGAAATCCACTTGGAAATACATAGGCTTTGTCTTTCCCGAGCCAATGTGCAAGCTCTTCTTCGAGCGCGCAATGTATAGGCCGACTGCCCGTGATTAGACGTGAACCACCTGCTCCAACGCCCTCCATATTCATGGTTGAGGTAGCTGCTTCAATAAGATCGGGATGTCTGCTGAGACCTAGATAATCATTACTGGCTAGATCAATCAGTATTTTTTGCTCCTTTGTTGGTGCTGTTGATTGCAGGAGATTATCTCCTGGACCAAGAGCCCAAGTCCTGATTTTTCGACGTCTTGAGGGTGGAATGCTCTGCATTTGCTTCCTTTGGAGTTCGTGATGAATCAGGTTTGCTTTGATTGATGAATAATGATGTGTTTCTTCAAGCTGAAATTACTTATCAATGACTTGAAGACTTCTTTAGGATTAAGTCGATGAGTTGAGTGGCGCTCGTACGACCTCATTTGATGTCGCCATGGGTGATGTAGATCCTTCAGCGATCTTCTCATTTCCGCTGGATAACTTCCAGTTGGAGGCTGTTGATGCACTTAATCAAGGGCATTCTGTAGTTGTTAGTGCCCCTACTGGTTCTGGCAAGACTTTGGTTGGGGAATATGCCATATATAGAGCTATAGCCCATAAGCAAAAGGTTTTTTATACCACTCCTTTAAAGGCTCTTTCAAATCAAAAGCTTCGTGACTTTAGAGAACAGTTTGGGGATAAGAACGTAGGACTAATGACTGGTGATTTGAGTATGAATAGGGATGCCTCGATTGTGGTGATGACCACTGAAATCTTCCGAAATATGCTTTATGCGGGAGTTGAGGGCCATGATGACCCTCTCGCGGATGTTGAGACGGTTGTACTCGATGAATGTCATTACATGAATGATGCCCAACGCGGAACGGTTTGGGAAGAATCAATTATTCATTGTCCTTCGACAGTTCAACTAGTTGCCCTTTCTGCGACAGTTGCTAATGCAAGTCAATTGACTGATTGGATTCAACGTGTGCATGGTCCAACTGAACTCGTGATTAGTTCTCACCGTCCAGTTCCCTTAAATTTTCTTTTTTGCAGTGCAAAGGGATTACATCCTCTTTTAAATAAAGAGGGAACTGGATTAAATCCGAATTGCAAGGTTTGGCGAGCACCTAAAGGATATAAGCGTAAGGGGAGAACTCAGAAACCTCCTCAACCAGAACCACCGCCGATTAGTTTTGTTGTTGCGCAGATGGCCCAAAGAGATATGTTGCCAGCAATTTATTTTATTTTTAGTCGACGTGGATGTGATCGAGCTGTTAGAGATCTTGGGTCTCAGTGTTTAGTAAAACCATTTGAAAAAGATCGTATCCGTGAAAGATTGAACTTATACATACAGACAAACCCAGAGGCTGTTCGTGATGCCCATCATGTTGATGCTCTGCTTAAAGGTATAGCGGCTCATCATGCTGGGGTTTTGCCAGCCTGGAAGGAATTGATTGAGGAGTTGTTCCAGGAGGGGCTTGTGAAGGTCGTTTTTGCTACTGAGACTTTGGCAGCTGGAATCAATATGCCAGCTCGTACAACTGCTATTGCTGCTTTGTCGAAGAGAACAGAGCGTGGTCATCGACAACTTATGGGTAGTGAATTCCTTCAAATGGCTGGTAGGGCAGGTAGACGTGGTTTGGACTCGCAAGGTTATGTGGTTACCGTTCAAAGTCGCTTTGAAGGTGTTCGTGAAGCTGGATATTTGGCAACCAGTCCTGCTGATCCGTTAGCAAGTCAATTCACGCCAAGTTATGGAATGGTTCTTAATTTGCTTCAGCGTTATGAGCTTAATAAGGCAAAGGAGTTAGTTGAGAGGAGTTTTGGTCGTTATCTTGCCACGTTGGATTTGGTTGAGGAAGAGGAGCTTTTAGAGCAGTTGCAAATTCAGTTAGGAACCCTTCAAGGTGTAGCCGGAGATGTGCCTTGGGAAGATTTCGAGATATATGAAAAGTGTCGCAGTCGACTAAAAGAGGAGCGACGTCTTTTGAGAATCTTGCAACAACAAGCGGCAGAGACTCTTGCTAATGAGCTTACATTGGCACTTCAATTTTCAAGTCTGGGAGCCTTGGTGAGTCTTAAGGCTCCTCAGTTACGTGGAAGGATTACGCCTGCTGTTATTGTTGATAAGTTAGATGGCTCTGGTCAGTTTCCTCTCCTTCTTTGCCTTACAGATGAGAATGTTTGGTTGCTTTTACCTTGTCATGCAGTTGTAAGTTTGCATGCTGAATTGAGCTGTTTGGAGGTAAGTGGTTTTGCAGGATCTGATCTCAAGCGATCTGGTGAGATTCGACATGGGGATAAGCACAGTGCAGATTTAGCTTTAGCTGTTTCTCAAATGGCTAAACGCCATGACATGAAAACCCCTCAATATGATTTGGCTGGTGAAGTGCTTACTCAGGCTAAATTAGTGAATGAGTTGGCCCAAGATTTAGAGCAGCAACCAGCACATCGTTGGGGGGATAGAAAACAACTTAAAAAGCATCGTCGAAGGATGGAGGAATTAGAGATAGAAATTCGCGAAAGGAAGAGAGTCCTTTATCACAGAGCAAATCATCACTGGGAAAAATTTCTGGTATTGATTGCAATACTCCAGCATTTTGGATGTTTAGATGATTTAGAGCCGACCGAAATAGGTCGCACTATTGGAGCTTTACGAGGTGATAACGAATTGTGGTTGGGCCTTGCCTTAATAAGCGGGCACTTGGATGAGTTGCCCCCCTGTGACTTGGCTGCCGTTTTTGAGGCAATTAGTACAGAAGTTAATCGACCTGACTTGTGGAGTGGCTATTCCTTGCCGAAAGGAGCTGAGGATGCATTGCATGATTTATCAGGAATTCGTAGGGAGGTGTTACGTATTCAAGAGCAACATGAAGTAGACATCCCTGCGTGGTGGGAACCTGAATTAATGGGATTAGTCCATGCCTGGGCAAGAGGTGCGACATGGAGCGATTTGATAGCGAACACGTCGTTGGATGAGGGTGATGTTGTAAGAGTTTTGCGCCGAACTATAGATTTATTGGCACAAGTCCCCTATTGCGAGGCTGTTAGCGAGCAACTGCGAGGTAATGCCCGCTTGGCAATTAAAGCTTTAAACCGCTTTCCAGTTTGTGAGGCTGAGGATCTTTTGAAGGCTTCTGAAGAGACAGATGGTGGGAAAAATCCCGCCACAGAACGTGTGGTTTGAACATCTCGTTCTATACCCTATGAAATAGTTTTATCGGGGGTAGTCATTCGAGCAGGATTGACTATTTCATCGAACTCATCTTTGGTTATATAGCCAAGCTGCATTGATGCACTACGAAGACTTAGTCCATTTTTATGAGCATGGTGAGCTATCTGACTTGCTTTCTCATAACCAATCTTTGGCGCTAATGCTGTGACTAGCATTAATGATTGATTTAAATCCTTCTCGATTTTGTTTTGGTTTGGTTTCATGCCTTCTACCATCGCTACTCTAGAGTTGCGGCATGCGTCATGAAGTAGATCTAGGCTGTGTAAAAGGTTGAATCCGATCAGAGGTTTGTAGGCGTTCATTTGTAGATGTCCACCACTACCAGCCATGGCTACTGCCGCATCAAGCCCCATTATTTGGGTACAAATCATTGCCATCGACTCACATTGAGTAGGGTTTACTTTCCCTGGCATAATTGAGCTTCCTGGCTCGTTGTCCGGTAGTTCTAGTTCAGCAAACCCAGTTCGGGGCCCACAGGAAAGAAGCCTCAGGTCGTTGTAGATTTTAAGTAGTGCGACTGCCAATAGGCGAGCTTGGGACATCGTATTAACTAATCCATCATGGCTTGCCATTACGGCAAATTTATTTTGGGCAACGGTAAAAGGAAGCTTTGTAAGACGCGCTAGTTCAAGTGTTGCTTTCTTGTCAAACTGTGATGGAGCGTTTATTCCTGTGCCTACAGCGGTTCCTCCTATTGGGAGAGGGTAAAGCTCTTTTAGAGAGTCTTTCAGCCGGTTGTAAGCGACTATTAATTGGGTTTCCCACGCTGATACCTCTTGGCCGAGTGTAATCGGCACTGCATCTTGCAAATGTGTTCTACCTGTTTTGACAATATTCTTCCAATCGCGACTTTTTTGAGCAAAGGTGTTGATGAGTAATTTCAGTTCAGGCAAAAGTTTTTTTGTAATTGCTTCTGTTGCTGCAATATGAATTGCTGAAGGGAAGGTGTCATTTGTTGACTGGGATAGATTTACGTGATCATTCGGGTGAATTGGTTTATAGCTGCCTACAACTTCTCCCTTAAAAACAGATGCCAGATTGCTTATTACTTCGTTGACATTCATGTTTGTATGAGTTCCACTTCCTGTTTGCCAAACTGTTAACGGGAACTGGTTGTCGTGAATGCCAGCAATGATCTCTTTTGTCGCTTTGATGATTAGATCTTGTTTTAGAGTATCTAGTACCCCTAAGTCATGGTTCGCAATAGCTGAAGCTTGTTTGATTTTTGCTAATGAATAAACTATTGCTATTGGTACAAGATCACCTTGTACGGCGAAATTCTTTAGGGAGCGCTGAGTTTGGGCGCCCCAAAGAACATCTTTTGGGACTTCTACTGCTCCCAAACTGTCTTTCTCGATGCGAATTAGTTCAGCCATTATATTTTGAAGGGTGGAGGTTTAGATTGATCTTGACTCTTAGTAGGTTCTTAGATGTGAGCCTAAAATGATGGACTTATTATTGAGCATAGATATTTAGCAAGTCTATTTTTTGTTATTATGCAATAATTAAATCGGATTAGATATGAGATCATGTGATGTCAAGCTCTAGTCGGTCCCAAATTGCATGTAAGTTTGCTTGATGTAAGTCAGTGCTAAAGCAATCAGCAAGTTTGGCATTGCCAAGCCGTTTTACTACAGTTGGATCGTTTTCAAGATTCTTCCTAAAGTTTCCTCCCTCCTGATTCCAAGCTGAATGCGCATGAAGTTGAACAACCTTATAAGCTTCTTCTCGGCTCATGCCAGTTTCAACTAGAGCTAAAAGGACTCTTTGGCTGAAAACAACACCTCCATATATGTTCATATTTTGAATCATATTTTTCGGGTAGATGCCTAGTCCTTCAATGACCTGAGTCATTTCTCTGAGCATGAAGTGGAGTGTGATTGAGCAATCAGGCAGCATCATCCTTTCTGCAGAGCTATGACTTATATCTCTTTCATGCCATAGAACCACATTCTCTAATGCTGCTACTACATAGCTACGTAATACTCGAGAAAGACCACTAATCCGTTCACTGCGAATTGGATTGCGTTTATGAGGCATGGCAGAGCTGCCTTTTTGGCCTTTTGCAAAGCTCTCCTCTACTTCAAGAACATCCGTACGCTGTAAGTTGCGAATCTCTGTTGCGAAACGATCTAGGCAAGCGCCTACAAGTGCAATTGTCTGTATGTAGTCTGCATGTCGGTCTCTGGAAATAACTTGAGTACTTGCTGTGTCTGGCTGTAAACCAAGCTTTTCACAAGTAAGTTTCTCCACTCTTGGATCAGTATTCGCATAAGTTCCCATAGCCCCACTTATTTGTCCTACTGAAATATCTTTATCTAATCTTTCTAGGCGTTTTGAATTGCGTATTGTTTCGGCTAACCAGCCTGCCAATTTGAATCCAAAGGTAATTGGTTCGCCGTGAATTGCATGAGACCTGCCAATCATCACAGTGCCTTTGTGCTTTTTGGCTAATTGATGAATAGCACCTTGAAGTTGTTCGATTTCCTTGAGAAGAAGCTTTATGGAGGAATGCATTTGGAGAGCGAGACCAGTATCCAATACGTCACTACTGGTCATACCCACATGGATATATCGCCCTGCATCTCCAACATGCTCATTCACATTTGTGAGAAAGGCAATCACGTCATGACGAACTTCTTCCTCTATTTCGAGAATTCTTTTGGGGTCGAAGTTGGCTTTTTCTCGAATTTGGGTGATTGCACCTTCGGGGATTGTCCCTAAGTCAAAGTTGGCTTCGCAGGCTGCCAACTCAACATCTAGCCAGCTTTGATATTTGGCTCGTTCAGTCCAAATTTGCCCCATTTCGGGCAGGGTATAGCGTTCTATCAATGGTCTTTGGATTTAGAAGTTTTTGAACAGAGACCTTTGTTCAGGCTGACTTTAGCCGGCAATGCTCTACTTCCCAATGGACGTAGCCCCCCCATGATTGTTGTCGTACCCAACAACGGCCTCCCTTGCATTGAATCACTTGAAATGGAGGGAGATCATTAGGCTGGTTTTCAATGGTCACAAATCTGCCTGGTGGTAGTAACTCCAGAACATTGCCTGATTCATGACTTGGCAGAAGCCGAAGGCCTTCTTCTTGAAGCTCTTTGCGTTGGTTTTCTGAATCTGATGATTTTGATGGAGACACGTCCTTTCGGGCGAGTTGGAAGGATCCTCTCGGGGTTTTTGCTGTTTAGCCTGACTTCGAAGGTATTTGTTCCGTTTTCAACCCCACTTATATGACGAAATGTCAGCAAAGTGCCGTTTAGATCTTTATTTGGTCAGTCTTGGCCTCGCCTCATCAAGGCATCAGGCTCAGCAGTTAATTCGTGCTGGAAAAGTTCGGGATAACTTTGGAAAGCTTTTAGATAAGCCAGGTCAGCTCATTCCGTCAGGCGAGGATCTGGTGGTAAAGGCTTCCCCACGCTTTGTATCGCGTGGAGGAGAAAAACTTCTAGGTGCACTTAATGCTTTCCCTATAAAAATTCAAGGAAGAATTTGCCTCGATGCAGGTATTTCCACTGGGGGATTTACTGATTGCTTATTGCAGCATGGTGCCGCTCGTGTGTATGGGGTCGATGTTGGTTATGGGCAGGTTGCCTGGACTTTGAGAAATGATTCGCGTGTGGTTCTAAAGGAAAGGACAAATTTGCGGAAGTTAATGCCTGAGCAAATTTATGGGGTTGATCACCCATGGCCAAATTTCGCTGTAGCAGATTTGTCATTCATTTCACTTCGATTGGTTCTGCCTTCAATTAAGGGTTTAATAGTTGCCGAGTCTTCTGAGTGCATTCTTTTGGTAAAACCCCAATTTGAGGTTGGTCGTGAGAAAGTTGGCAAAGGAGGAGTAGTTAGAGATCCTGCTGATCACCTTGGGGCTTTGCAATCTGTGATTTCAGCAGTCGAGGCTAATGGGTGGGTCCCTCGAGGAGTTATAAGATCTCCTCTTAAAGGACCTGCTGGTAATCAGGAATATCTTTTATGGACAAGTACTGCAGGAGAGCCATTAAACATGTCTCAGTTGGAGGATTTAGTTGAAGGATCTTTGACTTGAAGAACTCTCAAAGTGCAGAGCTGTCCTTATCCCCTGTGCGAATCCTTACTACTGATTCGACTGGGCCAACAAAGATTTTCCCATCGCCAATTTCACCAGTTTTAGCGGCTTCACCAATTGCTTGAAGCACATTTCCCACCTGTTCATCATCAACTACAACCTCTATCTTCAGCTTTTGAAGAAATTCAACAGTAAATTCCGACCCCCTGTAACGCTCCACCTGACCTTTCTGCCGACCGAACCCCCTGACTTCGCTGACTGTCATGCCTACTATTCCAGCATTGACCAATGCGAGCTTCACATCTTCTAGTTTGAAGGGACGGATAATTGCTTCGACTTTTTTCATGGTTAGTTTTTCCCTAGGGTTTAATTAATTTATAAGCAACTTTGTCAGAATTTTCTTTGAACCGTTGCAGCTGAAAGGTGATTTAAAGATAGACCTGCATCTTTGGCATCTTTAGATAGTGATGAGACATCCTCCTCTGGAAGAACTACTTGACTAGCAGCTAAAGCTTCCCAGTGTTCGTCTTCGAAATGTGTTTGCAGCCAAAGCATTCCATGAATGCTGATTGGACGGACTTGTATCCCTGACTCGGTCCCAATTAGCCACATATCCATAAAAAAGTCCGCCAAGTGACCCTATTAAGGGGTCTAAGGCGAACCTTCGTTGTTGCTGTTGTTACCGATTTGGCTGTTTATGTTTTATGAGTCAACACTTTGGCGGTGTTGATAAACCTTGCCTCTATAGCGAAGTTTTACTTGTGTATCGGCAGGAAGCACTTCGTGCTTAAGGGACGCTTGATAGCGCTTGCCTCTATATACGTGTTCAACAAGCGCGGTACTGGCTTGTTCGTGTTCAGTGCTCTTGTATTGAACACCTCTGTAGACCCGTTGCTCGGTAAGCATTGCCATTGACCTCGAAGGGATTGATTGGAAAATTCCTTACTAAAAGGAACTACCGCTTCTAGGGAAGGAGCGTTGCTTCGCCTTGCGGGGGGCTACTTCCTGCTTTATGGCCAAGGATTATCGCTTGACCTAGCTCAACGTTTTGTCCTTCCATATAGTTCTATACGATTTAGGCTGTTCATGGTGAACACTTTTGCGCTTTTCTTCTAAAGACTTTATAAAGATATTTTTGTTCGGGATGTTTTTGTCGAATTTGCTTGGTCTGGCCTTGATAAGCCATTGAGTGATTTGAGAGACTTTGATTCTTGGCTTTGTTTTCGTGACCACTCATTCGATGAATACCAAGCAACCTCTCTATGGAGAAAGGGCCATTTCAGAGGCTGAGTTGATTTGTTTTGAGAATCCAAACTTAGTAAGACCTTATGAAATTTCTATTGAGTTGCCTGAATTCACCTGTAAATGTCCGTTTTCTGGTTATCCAGATTTCGCGGTCTTGAGGCTAATTTATGAACCAGGATTAAAAATTTTGGAGTTGAAATCTATCAAATTTTACATAAATAGCTATCGTGAAAAGAAGATATCTCATGAGGAAGTTGCTAATAGAATACTGGATGATTTAGTTGAGGCATGTGAGCCTAATTGGATGAAATTAGAAGTTGATTTTAATCCAAGAGGGAATGTCCATACTGTTATAAGAGTTAGTCATGGTAAATGAAATAGTTAGTTTCCATTGATTGTTGAAAGTAAGATTGGCAGTTCTTCGGCTAGCCCACTTAGGTTCCTATTGCATAGTCCTCCCACATGTAAGGAGGAATTCTCTTGATCGCAGATTGCCCAAAGTTGTCTTGTG harbors:
- the bioA gene encoding adenosylmethionine--8-amino-7-oxononanoate transaminase, whose protein sequence is MSSTTSKKNPWGPHLWPPFTQIISASPPIRVLGGDGAILHLENSESLIDAISSWWVTLHGHAHPEIASAIYEQAKQLEQVIFANFVHPQAEKLATRLSALTGLERLFFSDNGSTAVEVALKIAYQFWANQGEPRQQIIAFEGAYHGDTFGAMAVGERNLFNEAFEGLLFPVSRLPWPHTWWDDQNVENKEQLVLQQLEKLLKTPTAAVILEPLIQGAGGMKIVRKEFLQSLENLVRKSGALLIADEVLTGFGRCGQVFAFQRAGITPDLISLSKGLTAGFLPMGVTMAKESIFETFIGEDPRVTLWHGHSFTANPLGCAAANASLDLLAKEPHLFEKFEERHRPHLEELSTHSKVSKPRLIGSIAAFDLAVNDQKGYLNHTGKVLQAKALEHGVFLRPLGQVVYLLPPLCLTDDQLEKCYFAIKKGLDCF
- a CDS encoding DUF3143 domain-containing protein, which gives rise to MSIERWLAELGAEQSAEDLSRWNWEMPEWSAEIKIDQEELIVIWRCDVERRCAFPYGLSRQDVEAALIQGP
- a CDS encoding alpha/beta hydrolase, translated to MNEVIAMHGWAGDSEGWQAWASHFQARGWNWQSCERGYGSIPTHQAQWTETPPIKNHKQNVFIGHSLGLHLINSKVLSEATDVVLVASFSRFVPKNSTNRSISIALNSMRNLLGTQNENQMLKTFLGKAFHPNSVDNTIAGPIQKGISSEGRKKLKADLDLLIETKALPAEFPSNARVLVIEGAKDEIILPQTRKDLIKDLTTKVEKPISHWIIEEGGHTLMTSEVIEKVCDWLEQKNG
- a CDS encoding 8-amino-7-oxononanoate synthase — encoded protein: MQSIPPSRRRKIRTWALGPGDNLLQSTAPTKEQKILIDLASNDYLGLSRHPDLIEAATSTMNMEGVGAGGSRLITGSRPIHCALEEELAHWLGKDKAYVFPSGFQANLAAVIALANRNTTVIADRLIHHSLLVGAKASGARIQRFAHNNLSDLEIKLSKCIVKDPKYPPLVITESVFSMEGTSPSLIEMADLCEKHGAIMLVDEAHAIGVMGPQGKGLAYGISGSLKMISGTFGKAFGAGGAFLACSSKLGENLLQTSGAFRYTTALAPPIAAASLAALNLIKTNPHWCQEIQHNAEQWRNRLASAGWARPPGNSQIISLLIGNDQKALSYQAKLEAANLLSVAIRPPTVPEGTARLRIVIHRNLPNETLEKLIEALKNL
- the bioD gene encoding dethiobiotin synthase translates to MKSSMKSLVICGTGTEVGKTIVSALLVQGLKAQYWKPVQTGSNSEVDRETICRLLNLPTTRCLPETYIFKAPVSPHWAAEQENSVIKPENLTLPISKSPLVIETAGGLMVPFTRDWLQIDQLEKWQLPIVLVAKSGLGTLNHTLLSLEALQLRKISVLGLVLNGPLHPDNPTTLEQFGGVPVIAQLPFLNSLNADSLRREWERQKIEDSFKKLLG
- a CDS encoding J domain-containing protein, coding for MTALPNYYEQLEVSRSADNETLRRAFCRLSKTLHPDTTSLPPETASEKFQALKKAYEFLSDPALRKSYDESLDLEISIKSSSSSKLMETRFKGQRKKEEVRRPLSGGELFSLLLLGLVLCISLLVAGGISLVQGRELQVRPSWLIVDWIVVKASPQQDGRSPTSFFGYPTE
- a CDS encoding methyltransferase domain-containing protein, which encodes MAEKWSRKVISNFDLAAHRYSTHAQLQKDIAKLLAKNCAAQNISKGFWVDLGAGTGFLADAIEKLHPFQKVIRIDGSMRMLEQQTSNSYTQLWDLNLGLPQWPKPPDLIASSFALHWFPNVEYKVKEWFEALSPGGWLAIAVPRADSFPEWRLAANNAAVPCTALQLPSKSQLFKSIPSHAIQWQVAHTVTQHNKEVISLLRPIRQIGAHASQSQTLKVGELRRLIKTWPQEAEKNQRKLTWVIQLLLARK